One part of the Paraburkholderia flagellata genome encodes these proteins:
- the fliI gene encoding flagellar protein export ATPase FliI, whose amino-acid sequence MVNHPQPPSHQAIHTGGLTPLEQELALASFGPLASDPAQLGALLVGDLDIPSKREARELGAIDAIDAALAADSADALPGLTGPGATGIPPEVEAKAPPAPYVPPANYDPANPFLTTWNAQLRGVRERNALALPLRGCGRLTRAAGLVLEAVGLRLAVGAEVMIELPPGSSLPMAEAEVVGFGGDKLFLMPTTEVAGLLPGARVWPLETAPIADPKAGAKRLPVGWGMLGRVVDASGRPLDGLGPLNTEADAPLTAPVINPLNREPIHKVLDVGVRAINSLLTVGRGQRMGLFAGSGVGKSVLLGTMARATSAEVIVIGLIGERGREVKEFIEQILGEDGLARSVVVAAPADVSPLLRLQAAAYTTSLAEYFRDQGKHVLLLMDSLTRYAMAQREIALAIGEPPATKGYPPSVFAKLPALVERTGNGPEGGGSITAFYTVLTEGDDQQDPIADSARAILDGHIVLSRALAEAGHYPAIDIEASISRAMTALIDDQHLNQTRALKQMLSRYQRNRDLINVGAYVSGRDAVLDRAIALYPRIEAFLQQGFRETANYDQSVEMLGQLIGART is encoded by the coding sequence ATGGTGAACCACCCCCAACCGCCGAGCCATCAGGCGATCCACACGGGCGGCCTCACGCCGCTCGAGCAGGAACTCGCGCTCGCGTCGTTTGGCCCGCTCGCGAGCGACCCCGCGCAACTGGGCGCGCTGCTCGTGGGCGACCTCGACATCCCGAGCAAGCGCGAGGCGCGGGAGCTGGGCGCCATCGACGCGATCGACGCCGCGCTAGCCGCGGACAGCGCCGATGCACTGCCAGGCCTGACGGGTCCCGGCGCGACCGGCATACCGCCCGAGGTCGAGGCCAAAGCCCCGCCCGCGCCCTACGTGCCGCCAGCAAACTACGACCCGGCCAACCCGTTCCTGACGACGTGGAACGCGCAACTGCGCGGCGTGCGCGAGCGCAACGCGCTCGCCCTGCCGCTGCGCGGCTGCGGGCGTCTCACGCGCGCAGCGGGCCTCGTGCTCGAAGCGGTGGGACTGCGCCTCGCCGTGGGCGCCGAGGTGATGATCGAACTGCCGCCGGGCAGTTCGCTGCCGATGGCCGAAGCGGAAGTGGTCGGTTTCGGCGGCGACAAACTCTTTCTGATGCCGACGACCGAAGTCGCAGGCCTGTTGCCCGGCGCGCGCGTCTGGCCGCTGGAAACCGCGCCGATCGCCGACCCGAAAGCGGGCGCGAAGCGCCTGCCGGTGGGCTGGGGTATGCTCGGCCGCGTGGTCGACGCCTCGGGCCGCCCGCTCGACGGCCTGGGTCCCCTGAACACCGAAGCCGATGCGCCGCTCACCGCGCCCGTCATCAATCCGCTGAACCGCGAGCCGATCCACAAGGTGCTCGATGTGGGCGTGCGCGCGATCAACTCGCTGCTCACGGTCGGGCGCGGCCAGCGCATGGGCCTCTTCGCGGGCTCGGGCGTGGGTAAATCGGTGCTGCTCGGCACGATGGCGCGCGCGACCAGCGCGGAGGTCATCGTCATCGGCCTGATCGGCGAGCGGGGCCGCGAAGTGAAGGAATTCATCGAGCAGATCCTCGGCGAGGACGGGCTCGCGCGCTCGGTCGTCGTGGCCGCGCCTGCCGATGTTTCGCCGCTCCTGCGCCTGCAGGCCGCCGCGTACACCACGTCGCTCGCCGAGTATTTCCGCGACCAGGGCAAGCACGTGCTGCTGCTCATGGACTCGCTCACGCGCTATGCGATGGCGCAGCGCGAGATCGCACTCGCCATCGGCGAGCCGCCCGCGACCAAGGGCTATCCGCCTTCGGTGTTCGCGAAGCTGCCGGCGCTCGTCGAGCGCACCGGCAACGGCCCCGAGGGCGGCGGCTCGATCACGGCGTTCTACACCGTGCTCACCGAAGGCGACGACCAGCAGGACCCGATCGCCGACTCGGCGCGCGCGATTCTCGACGGCCACATCGTGCTCTCGCGTGCGCTCGCCGAGGCGGGACACTATCCGGCCATCGACATCGAGGCTTCGATCAGCCGCGCGATGACCGCGCTGATCGACGACCAGCATCTGAACCAGACGCGCGCGCTCAAGCAGATGCTTTCGCGCTACCAGCGCAACCGCGACCTCATCAACGTGGGTGCGTACGTGAGCGGGCGCGACGCCGTGCTCGACCGCGCGATCGCGCTGTATCCGCGCATCGAGGCCTTTCTTCAGCAGGGTTTTCGCGAAACCGCGAACTATGATCAGAGCGTCGAGATGCTCGGCCAGTTGATCGGAGCCAGGACATGA
- the fliJ gene encoding flagellar export protein FliJ translates to MTKQTALQTLIGLAQDDVDAATQKLGRVQRERGDVEKQLEALITYRDEYHMRFTESARSGMAAGNVRNFQAFIDTLDSAIEQQRRLLEQATARVEAAKPEWQRSKQKLGSYEVLQTRHDDVQARKDARLEQRDADEHAARVLRMRTSQHP, encoded by the coding sequence ATGACGAAACAGACCGCGCTGCAAACCTTGATCGGCCTCGCGCAGGACGACGTCGACGCCGCCACGCAAAAGCTCGGGCGCGTGCAGCGCGAGCGCGGCGACGTCGAAAAGCAGTTGGAAGCGCTCATCACCTATCGCGACGAGTATCACATGCGCTTCACCGAATCGGCGCGCAGTGGCATGGCCGCGGGCAACGTGCGCAACTTCCAGGCATTCATCGACACGCTCGACTCGGCGATCGAGCAACAGCGGCGCCTGCTCGAGCAGGCTACCGCCCGCGTGGAGGCCGCCAAGCCCGAATGGCAGCGCAGCAAGCAGAAGCTCGGCTCGTACGAGGTCCTGCAAACCCGCCATGACGATGTGCAGGCCCGCAAGGACGCCCGCCTCGAACAGCGCGACGCCGACGAGCACGCCGCCCGCGTGCTGCGCATGCGAACGTCGCAACATCCGTAA